A single genomic interval of Pseudorca crassidens isolate mPseCra1 chromosome 19, mPseCra1.hap1, whole genome shotgun sequence harbors:
- the LOC137212938 gene encoding somatotropin, with protein MLLAFALLCLPWTQEVGAFPAMPLSSLFANAVLRAQHLHQLAADTYKEFERAYIPEGQRYSIQNTQAAFCFSETIPAPTGKDEAQQRSDMELLRFSLLLIQSWLGPVQFLSRVFTNSLVFGTSDRVYEKLKDLEEGIQALMRELEDGSPRAGQILKQTYDKFDTNMRSDDALLKNYGLLSCFKKDLHKAETYLRVMKCRRFVESSCAF; from the exons ATGCTCCTGGCTTTCGCCCTGCTCTGCCTGCCCTGGACTCAGGAGGTGGGCGCCTTCCCAGCCATGCCTTTGTCCAGCCTGTTTGCCAACGCTGTGCTCCGGGCCCAGCACCTGCACCAACTGGCGGCTGACACCTACAAAGAGTTT GAGCGCGCGTACATCCCGGAGGGACAGAGATACTCCATCCAGAACACCCAGGCTGCCTTCTGCTTCTCGGAGACCATCCCAGCCCCCACAGGCAAGGACGAGGCGCAGCAGAGATCG GACATGGAGCTGCTCCGCTTCTCGCTGCTGCTCATCCAGTCGTGGCTCGGGCCCGTGCAGTTCCTCAGCAGGGTCTTCACCAACAGCCTGGTGTTTGGCACCTCGGACCGCGTCTATGAGAAGCTGAAGGACCTGGAGGAGGGCATCCAGGCCCTGATGCGG GAGCTGGAAGATGGCAGCCCCCGGGCTGGGCAGATCCTCAAGCAGACCTACGACAAATTTGACACAAACATGCGCAGTGATGACGCGCTGCTCAAGAACTACGGGCTGCTCTCCTGCTTCAAGAAGGACCTGCACAAGGCTGAGACGTACCTGCGGGTCATGAAGTGTCGCCGCTTCGTGGAGAGCAGCTGTGCCTTCTAG